The genomic window GAAAACAGGATACAGCTCGTACGTGCAGTATTCTTTTGAACCTCAAGGAAAATGCGAGTACATATGTGTGGGTGTTCTCTTCTAATCTTCAAAAAATCATGCGAACGGTATACCTACAATTAGGTGCTTCTGGGGTCGTTTCTGAAGATTATGAACCAGAGGAGCTTCGTTTGACTATCTCGAATAATCTGACGAAAAGTAAGGTTCGTAACTGTTGCAGCACGGATCAGTCGAAGATGACAGGGCAGGAAAAAGCCGAGGGTGAGGAAATGGAACTGATCCCAAGAAACCATAGTGTGAAAATCAATGGTAGAAAAGAAATCCCTTTGACTCGTTTGGAATATAAAACCATGGAGCTTCTTTATCAGCACAAAAACAAAACGGTGGCCTATAAAGAATTGTTTGAAGCTATCTGGGGAGAGGGATTCAATAATCAGAACTATCGAGTCGCTAATTTGATTTTTCATTTGCGTGAAAAGATTGAAGAGGATTCAATAAGCCCGGTACTTATTCGAACAGTTCGTTCAAAAGGCTATATGTTAAGTCTGGAGACATAGCATGATTGGTCTCCAAATGGACAACTGCTACGTCGTACCTATCACATCAGTTGTAGGGATATTAAGAGACGAGAGAATATGACGATAGCGGCTAGGGAGGGGGGATGGAGAAAAAGGCAATCGATTAATTATAGTAAGGAGGCAAAGTGAATGAAATGAAGAGGACAAAAAAGATAAGACTGTTTTGGGTCAATATACTGATGGTCACTGTTCTCTGTGGGGCTGTGTTTGCACAATTGTATGGTAATGTATCGACATTATTTGCTAAAACACCACTTTCGATCACACGAGTTGATTCAGTTGATGTGTCAGAGAATCAGACATTCGTTGTGGAATTATCTGATACAAGAGATGTCAAGGAGCTTGGAACGACGATCGAAAGCGATCCACGAGAAATCGTGACATTTGATAGTTCTTCCAAGACGGAAGACTTAGAGACTGACACGACAGTTGAAATGAAAAGGGAATGGAAGGTAACCATCCCGGAAGGTTTGAGCTTTGATGAAGAAGCAGAGCGAGCGATGCTTTTAGAAGCGGATAAAGATGCTGAGCTGCCACTTTTTAATTGGAATGAAAAGGCTCGGACATTGAATATTACCGCAATCAGCAGTCAAACAACGTTAGATTTGCTGCTGAAAGCTGAAAAGGCTGGGGATTACAAGCTGAATTATAGCAGCGCGGATGAAGTGGAACGTGCAACAGAACTGGCTATCACTATTGCCAAGGCTGATTCGTCCAGTTCAG from Enterococcus sp. 9E7_DIV0242 includes these protein-coding regions:
- a CDS encoding winged helix-turn-helix domain-containing protein; translated protein: MNLGVINLSVEFGKSYSEAFLKNGITLTTLSIEEFEEKIPTLDGMIICEDGKQDTARTCSILLNLKENASTYVWVFSSNLQKIMRTVYLQLGASGVVSEDYEPEELRLTISNNLTKSKVRNCCSTDQSKMTGQEKAEGEEMELIPRNHSVKINGRKEIPLTRLEYKTMELLYQHKNKTVAYKELFEAIWGEGFNNQNYRVANLIFHLREKIEEDSISPVLIRTVRSKGYMLSLET